The Acidobacteriota bacterium genome contains the following window.
CGCGCCCCGCGTCCCTGAGGGCCGCGATCTCCCTGTGGCAGGTGAGGCACCGGCCGTCCATCGACTCGTGCGTCGCGCCATGGCACTTCACGCAGCGGAGCGCCCCCTCGAGGCCGGAGTGGGGCTTTGCGAGCGGCCCGGGAGAGACCTGGGCGAAGGCCGACAGCGGGGACAGGACCGCCGCCGCCGCGACCGACGCGAACAGGATGAGGGCGTGGCTGCGGGGTGCGGAGCGCCGTGGGGCAGACGGTGCTTCGATCGTGCGCACTCCTATTGAAGCAGGGCGAGCGAGACAAGGTTACCTTCGGCCCGGGAAGAGAACAAGTTGCGGTTCGAGTCGCGGCGTTGTCTCGATCAGTTTCCCGGAGCCGGACTCCGGCGCCAGGCGACTCTCTGGCCGAGGGTCAGTCCGGCGACGTACGCATTCCCCGCCGCGAAGAGGACGAGAAACGGAACCGACGCGTAGAACCCCTCGCCCGCCGCCCAGACCGCCGCGACGCCGAAGAAGATCGCGAGGAACGCTTCGACGGCCGCGAGCTGCGACGGCTCGCCTCGATAGGCGCGGCGCGGGGCCGCCCCCGTGCCGCGCCCCTGCTTCGGGGTCCTCCGGAACGAGGGGGCGCCGGCGTCGAAGGCCTCGAGGACGGCCAGGGCGTTGTTGAGCGCGAGCCCGGCGCCGAGGGCCATCACGATCGGAAAGGCGGCCGCGAAACGCGCGAGGAGCGAGGCGGGGCGACGGCCGCGTCCCGGCGCGCGGTCGAGGCGCAGCGCCCGCAGGCAGAAGGCGGCGAAGGCTCCGGTTCCCGCGACGAACACGATCAGGTCGGGGGCGCCGAGGCTCCATCCGAGCGATCGCCTGATCGCCAGCGACGGGACGATCAGCAGCGAGACGGCGAGGAGGAGCAGGTAGGCGGCGTTGTTGGTCAGGTGAATCGTCGCCTCGAGTTTCGCCCGCGCCGGGGCCCCGGAGCGCAGGATCGCCGGCATCAGCTTCCTCGCCGTCTGGATGGAGCCGAGGGCCCAGCGGTGCTGCTGCGACCTCAGCGCGTCCATCTCCGCCGGCAGCTCCGCAGGGCAGCGGGGTGCGTCCACGAAGACGAACCGCCACCCCGCGAGCTGGGCGCGGTAGGAGAGATCGAGATCTTCCGTGAGCGTGTCGGCCTGCCACCCCCCGGCGGCCTCGATGCACGCGCGCCGGAAGACCCCCGCGGTCCCGTTGAAATTGAACCACAGCCCCGAGGCGGCGCGGCCGGACTGCTCCACGAGGAAGTGCGCGTCGAGGAGGAGCGCCTGCGCGCGCGTGAGGAGCGAGGCGTCCCTGTTGAGGTGTCCCCATGCCGCCTGTACCATCCCGACCGAAGGGTCGGCGAAGTGGGGGACGGTCGTCATCAGGAATCCGGGCGGCGGGACGAAGTCGGCGTCGAAGACGGCGATCAGCTCGCCCCGGGCGGCGGTGAGCCCCGCGGCGAGCGCCCCGGCCTTGTACCCGGCGCGACCGTCCCGATGCAGGCAGACGACGTCGTGGCCGCGGCCGCGCCACGCCGCGGCGAGCTCCCGCGCGCGTCCGGCGGTCCGATCGGTCGAATCGTCCAGGATCTGAATCTCGAGAAGCTCCCGCGGATAGTCGAGCGCGCACGCCGCCTCCACGAGGCGATCGACGACGCAGATCTCGTTGTAGATCGGCAGCTGGATCGTGACGTGGGGAAGCGCCCCCGCGGGAGCGACCACCGCCCCGCGATACTTCCGGGAGGCGCGCGTGAGGACGAGGCGATGAACGCCGAAAGCGGCCAGCCCCGAGAGGGCCGCGTAGTAGACCACGAGGGTGGCGGCGTCGAGGGCGCGGATCACCTGAAGGTCCTCCTCGCCGCGGCGGCGGCCGCGTGCGGTTCGACCGCCCTCGCCATCCACGCGAGCGGCGGCGGCTCCGGCCGGCTGGCGACGGTGGCGGCGTCGCCCCTCTTCTTCCTGGGGTTCACCGGCGCCTTCGCGGCGGCGACCTGGGCGGGGCACCACGTGGAGATGGGGAGCGCGGGGGGCTCCCGGCGCTCGTTCGCCGTGGTCCTCGGGTGCGCCGTGCTGCTCCGTCTCATCGCCCTGTCGGCGCCTCCCGCGCTCTCCGACGACGCCTACCGCTACGTCTGGGACGGGCACGTGCAGCGCGCGGGGCTGAACCCCTACGCGCACGCCCCAGCCGATCCCGCTCTCGATCCGTGGACGACATCGTACCGCGGCCGCATCAACAATCCAGATC
Protein-coding sequences here:
- a CDS encoding glycosyltransferase; this translates as MRALDAATLVVYYAALSGLAAFGVHRLVLTRASRKYRGAVVAPAGALPHVTIQLPIYNEICVVDRLVEAACALDYPRELLEIQILDDSTDRTAGRARELAAAWRGRGHDVVCLHRDGRAGYKAGALAAGLTAARGELIAVFDADFVPPPGFLMTTVPHFADPSVGMVQAAWGHLNRDASLLTRAQALLLDAHFLVEQSGRAASGLWFNFNGTAGVFRRACIEAAGGWQADTLTEDLDLSYRAQLAGWRFVFVDAPRCPAELPAEMDALRSQQHRWALGSIQTARKLMPAILRSGAPARAKLEATIHLTNNAAYLLLLAVSLLIVPSLAIRRSLGWSLGAPDLIVFVAGTGAFAAFCLRALRLDRAPGRGRRPASLLARFAAAFPIVMALGAGLALNNALAVLEAFDAGAPSFRRTPKQGRGTGAAPRRAYRGEPSQLAAVEAFLAIFFGVAAVWAAGEGFYASVPFLVLFAAGNAYVAGLTLGQRVAWRRSPAPGN